From Anopheles darlingi chromosome 2, idAnoDarlMG_H_01, whole genome shotgun sequence, the proteins below share one genomic window:
- the LOC125947883 gene encoding E3 ubiquitin-protein ligase hyd isoform X5 — translation MSALHFVVHPLPGTEDQLNDRIREVADKINKYGVQTLPGLQSLKVPVKQIVIGPAHLGLLLEDGRAFRVAFSIIPERLDLSKQDASKAGVGGTGGAGGSNGGAGSGSGGGGGGGGSGGGNPSGGGGGQANNNSKSTPTSRQCRSRARIMRTSSSVRGGGSSSGSGSRSTGVIMGTGSSGSRSIVSVPPQSVPEELVAQAQVVLQGKSRNLIIRELQRTNLDVNLAVNNLLSRDDEGGDDTEEGSDNYVAEDLISLLDGGFHPDNSVIIDAEAMFSEDVFGFSNIRNLMLYSRARSERNQNNSSSASGGVAGGSGGTGGSGSAGGNGNDGPPIGSRASGGVPGGGSSSAVVLGTAQSGGPSGGGAGGGSSGSAGGAGGSGASSAGGLSSAEREGFGRWRDRQYFGPRRWLQGGREDVWEKEIGDSKKKDYSSGYPLWVSEEMEPWQDRDLSFVRFAAIASLYSEFIGVTTKGELHQWRWSDAEPYSRSNDAALPAIIHHPKTLALNLQHEKVTHISASLIRCSVATESGRIATWMDELLGYAGNKLEHAATNYPEFALDRIISLHTCTLYTVARTESGELFWWGVLPFGQRKRLWDRYKAKAKKPVRPSVNSPEVTVGAQVCMKSCPMYQHGAIGFTISNGVPKVGQLMNAAWDLTSVCRFKLLSMSTLSQQLAASTGLTGAGGSSSSSGGVCGTGGIGIGLNSALSGAGVSGTGMTLGVLGGSGSGGSSSGAGVSGISGTISGLLLDKDSKAVGSSSSVAGGVGCGSGGIGAGGSASGSSGSSSSKQGGAGNKESADRLDMPPPPSPASSTCSDTGSVSNSHKRPKRMAPKEEPDSKKDEEQWLLKEVIFVEDVRSVPIGRVVKVDGEYAAVKFPPPPGTVSSTSCSNSNGGSNSKDKFDDSIEAWQDCRLVRKDELQVIKAATTPRVPDCFQKIPRRIVLNPTPPTTGTEATGSGSNNGGGGNVTSQMLTIAVDSKGIHAIMKTGNRVHYSLFNLNTGRQEQDSAFPTDIGSFLGASPMDVSLTCATGDCTDSVLLLRDGNHTLYPLAKDCVDAIRDPSWLDLPPIKCIAAASLTLPSVGINLKSQVALVVLAPEQQQLMSKILRCDVEGVRQLLAHLAESSEHSGSRGQLLAILDERSDGSRNIMHACISMCAPSSNREIDFQTSTATGAGVANIGTGATSGAGASTSNGSSTSSGGASLDTINVITNTMMGNRPVSIREIMRRNVANREMVVDGSGSGGSSNASPAAALAVVQDDNGSAGGAGGGSTSSMPLVYWSQEYDLTIGDEDSLGGALNSNQMGGGLVGSSGHSQQQTQQQQQQQQQQQQHVSGHHHHTVTTNSTPSVHLASSSSMCKPPSMTPTITETYVADANERRTNALAIVQLLSDSPVLQPHLRALLSAKDAQGQTPFMLAVTCRAYQAGITVFGAIQRLANGDAEVRDSMIFPPGSAPDQSPLGILCCNDTCSFTWTGADHINQDIFECRTCGLTGSLCCCTECAKVCHKGHDCKLKRTSPTAYCDCWEKCKCKALIAGNQNKRFELLCKMANETDLVTRFNSRGESILLFLIQTVGRQMVEQRQYRATSRVRSSSGSARKTPNLESDNEMPEHNLEPPRFARKALDRLLNDWPAVRAMILTGAEQETAVVPNPNQQPFYDDDNQQVYLQSQSGTTLLDKFSHSLIVRCSSDPLEKLLATLVSELQNDTVPGRAEEAQKVARRFVRSVARVFVIFSIERFQHPEKQKNSTTQAKHLQAYRHVFTTLIPFAIEELAEIADALVTPVRLGVVKPIAPFSLSLNNVDSTDDLFSVEPLAPPTNRAGTSSSAMAQIANATANVHLGVDAMDSERSSSGFISRINIRLRDIDDNNDGDALVQDDGENSEQEELVSEQPPPRRSSSLRPVTSAVSLNAEEESQDPLRGEENVQGESDNEFNFHEAETESDSDDNQSTQDAQRSVQTGATAGSDTGLNSLLFDNEDDSGDSTQPDDEGSEDGESDGQSTVDFNLNDEQLERRQTPAGSQRSNLAPQSMQWAIRNRDTVAPDRVRLTTGSSNLVFIDPGTLRRTTAAVTAAQQQDPPTMTTTACALARAFGIVYRQVSDLVAMLPTSMAGGLEVSYQETIRLNMYVEKRLNPTWLWIMTVMEATEGQLRFGAFLTDSTDPSHPLHPFNVPSMGGGSSSNEGVASPAAMISVPAGSRSRATISTLGTASTPRSLGFADNERNARDGGISSGADSESSRRDFLTYCLSLMRAHNSEHRDSLPVLDVTALRHVAYVLDAILYYMRAGNDSDLDRGSGGSGTAAVGGGSSSSWEEQDENDNEEADEDGPAVGGGTPMAMDTDSIDDDVLTRPSLGRRHSFFQRSDSTLCLGCPAHDPFSTPLTEALPLADQPHLLQPNAKREDLFGMPKRPITLPPSGQPAAPSSSNTEGGSCAANLEIPPVRLSLSSSMRNELSAGTNTDSQESGGQEVSNVGGAAASSSSLLLPPSAPSGDATSAATPEGSSRLRVEISLPVGIYQATEAAAAAAAAAASSTSSTSSVGTAGAGTIDLMNSSDSGVGSATKPSGTAVGGSDTQQSPKPPPPPPPPLLVASSATTTATAGGSTSGTTTTAASFSEVYYKKNRLYYVKNSSGSSAVGGSGSKYSEESDVDEDHDELSESDSEDSRLNQTPIKRLKLDESTAGASLTVPLATTGGGGDDSSSSNLGNSSLVSQQPAAPLAVGDQTGGQQQPLESVSAIRPPIIVTRRKIAMAAAAAASSATAGTSSDPSSLGSPDALLIANAAAEHAAAQNATASGSSGPSVSFASPLVTVGGSNSSASGSSPGKSVIVRAGSSSSTVFVTNSAGGVGGGSNSSNSSSSSSSSSSSSSTSVSSAELMQPAEAMDIQEISAHVTVETTPAIVQPVLQPELPPRGFYLSGAGSTHQQSSILSDILLGRWRLSLILFGRVFLEDVGVEPGSVIYELNGFPVKEAKFRRYMEKLRHAQQKDLALLKMERNRAALLTQTFKELNTLYNNRRVQQPLAFSRVKVTFKDEPGEGSGVARSFYTAIADALLANEKLPPLDAAQTGPTKYGAGPFNSMLQKHRGSGASVGVGSGGGSSGAGVSGSGGSGSGSGSSSSRRGLSSKQPLWRPNREPRKTLNYDARPYRPTVELNAAAAAAAAAAAAASGSSAGVGTSAGSSSGAGGNNSPPFLHVPDGQFAHHQQLGERLYPKVHQQNPTNAAKITGMLLELPPTQILLLLASDDNLRQKIGEALEIILHRQRMEMESLTNGAQSSASSASGSVATGITVSGVNNANVAGGVPGPSSSASLLSGAGGSNSATDANNIAGATGTVGASLSKKTTPTGSGSMLILDDYQLDAPLFYTPGKRGFYSPRQGYPSSERINAFRNVGRLIGLCLLQNELFPLFLQRHVLKFILRRPIRFHDLAFFDPVVYESLRQIIKDSQTKVGISVLQSLEINFVIDLMPEEGSGTAELVPGGRDIQVNESNVYDYVRKYAEYRMIKTQKKALEAIRSGVFDVLPDTALDQLTAEDLRLLLNGVGDIHVGTLISYTTFNDESNETSDKLIKFKRWLWSVVEKMSIQERQDLVYFWTGSPALPASEEGFQPMPSVTIRPVDDAHLPTANTCISRLYIPLYSSRAVLRHKLLLAIKTKNFGFV, via the exons ATGTCAGCGCTTCACTTCGTAGTACATCCACTCCCGGGCACAGAGGATCAGCTCAACGATAG aATACGGGAGGTAGCAGATAAAATCAACAAATATGGCGTACAGACGCTACCGGGGCTGCAGTCGCTTAAAGTGCCTGTCAAGCAGATCGTTATCGGACCCGCCCATCTAGGATTGCTGCTCGAGGATGGCCGTGCTTTTCGCGTGGCTTTCTCCATCATCCCGGAGCGGCTAGATCTCAGCAAACAGGATGCTTCGAAggccggtgttggtggtaccgGCGGTGCCGGCGGTAGTAATGGTGGTGCAGGAAGTGgcagcggaggaggaggtggtggcggtggcagtggtggcggaAATCCTTCCGGTGGGGGTGGCGGCCAGGCGAACAACAACTCGAAAAGTACCCCAACATCGCGCCAATGCCGCTCGCGAGCTAGAATCatgcgcaccagcagctcagTGCGGGGAGGAGGCAGCAGTTCCGGCTCGGGATCACGCAGTACGGGCGTGATCATGGGTACTGGATCATCTggcagtcgatcgatcgtctccGTACCGCCGCAATCGGTACCAGAAGAGCTAGTCGCGCAGGCACAGGTGGTGCTACAGGGCAAGAGCCGTAATCTGATCATCCGAGAACTGCAGCGCACCAACCTCGACGTGAATCTAGCGGTCAACAATCTGCTTTCGCGCGACGATGAAGGTGGGGACGATACTGAAGAGGGCAGTGATAACTATGTGGCTGAGGATTTGATTTCGCTGCTTGACGGTGGTTTCCACCCGGACAACAGTGTTATCATCGATGCGGAAGCAATGTTCTCCGAGGACGTGTTTGGCTTCTCCAACATTAGGAA TCTTATGCTCTACAGCCGAGCACGCAGTGAACGCAATCAGAACAATTCATCATCTGCTAGCGGCGGAGTggctggtggcagtggtggtaccGGAGGTAGTGGTTCCGCAGGAGGTAACGGTAATGATGGTCCACCTATCGGAAGCCGagctagtggtggtgtgccaggtggtggtagttCTTCGGCAGTCGTCCTAGGAACAGCACAATCGGGTGGACCGTCCGGAGGAGGCGCTGGAGGCGGCTCATCTGGAAGTGCAGGAGGAGCCGGTGGTTCTGGTGCTTCCAGCGCAGGAGGGCTAAGCAGTGCCGAACGGGAAGGCTTTGGACGTTGGCGTGATCGGCAGTACTTTGGTCCACGTCGCTGGCTACAGGGTGGACGAGAGGATGTCTGGGAGAAGGAGATTGGAG ATTCCAAGAAGAAAGACTATTCATCCGGCTATCCGCTGTGGGTGTCGGAAGAGATGGAGCCATGGCAGGACCGAGATCTGTCCTTCGTGCGCTTCGCTGCTATCGCTTCACTCTACTCGGAGTTCATCGGTGTTACGACGAAGGGTGAGCTGCATCAATGGCGTTGGAGCGATGCCGAGCCATACAGTCGTAGCAACGATGCAGCATTACCGGCAATCATACACCATCCTAAGACGCTGGCGCTGAATCTGCAACACGAGAAAGTGACGCATATCTCCGCCTCGCTCATTCGCTGCTCGGTGGCGACCGAGAGCGGCCGCATAGCAACCTGGATGGATGAGTTGCTTGGTTACGCGGGTAACAAGCTGGAGCATGCGGCCACCAACTATCCTGAGTTTGCGCTCGATCGCATCATCTCGTTGCACACCTGCACGCTGTACACGGTCGCGCGCACCGAAAGCGGCGAGCTTTTCTGGTGGGGCGTGTTACCGTTTGGCCAGCGCAAGCGGCTCTGGGATCGGTACAAGGCGAAGGCAAAGAAGCCCGTTCGCCCAAGTGTCAATTCGCCCGAGGTGACGGTTGGTGCACAGGTGTGCATGAAGAGTTGCCCGATGTATCAGCACGGTGCGATCGGCTTTACGATCTCGAACGGTGTACCGAAAGTGGGACAACTGATGAATGCCGCCTGGGATCTGACGAGCGTTTGCCGGTTTAAGCTGCTCTCGATGTCGACCCTTTCGCAGCAGCTAGCCGCAAGTACGGGTCtgacaggagcaggaggaagcagcagtagctcagGTGGCGTATGTGGAACCGGTGGTATCGGCATTGGTCTCAACTCGGCGCTCAGTGGAGCTGGAGTGTCTGGCACCGGCATGACTCTCGGCGTTCTGGGTGGCAGTGGAAGTGGTGGAAGTagcagtggtgctggtgtttctGGTATAAGCGGTACCATCAGTGGTCTGCTCCTAGATAAAGACTCCAAAGCAGTTGGCTCATCGAGCAGTGTTGCCGGTGGAGTAGGATGTGGAAGTGGTGGCATCGGCGCTGGAGGCAGTGCTTCTGGATCTTCGGGTAGTTCCTCCTCGAAACAGGGCGGTGCCGGTAATAAGGAATCTGCTGATCGGCTCGATATGCCGCCGCCTCCTTCACCGGCCTCGAGCACTTGCAGCGATACGGGCAGCGTCTCGAACTCTCACAAACGTCCCAAGCGTATGGCTCCGAAAGAGGAACCGGACTCGAAGAAGGATGAAGAACAGTGGCTATTGAA GGAAGTGATTTTCGTCGAAGACGTACGATCCGTTCCGATAGGTCGTGTTGTCAAGGTGGATGGAGAATATGCCGCGGTCAagttcccaccaccacctggcacGGTGTCATCGACTTCGTGCTCCAACAGCAATGGAGGTAGCAATAGCAAGGATAAGTTCGACGACAGCATCGAAGCGTGGCAAGACTGTAGGTTGGTGCGTAAGGACGAGCTACAGGTGATCAAGGCGGCCACAACGCCCCGAGTTCCGGATTGCTTCCAGAAGATACCGCGCCGCATCGTGCTCAACCCGACACCACCAACTACCGGCACTGAGGCGACtggtagcggcagcaacaacggaggCGGCGGCAATGTGACCTCGCAAATGCTGACAATCGCTGTCGACTCGAAGGGCATACATGCGATCATGAAAACGGGTAACCGGGTGCACTATTCACTGTTCAATCTGAACACCGGACGCCAGGAGCAGGACAGCGCATTTCCGACGGACATCGGTTCGTTCCTGGGTGCCTCACCGATGGATGTATCGCTTACTTGTGCCACCGGCGATTGTACCGATTCGGTACTGTTACTGCGCGACGGCAACCACACCCTGTACCCACTGGCCAAAGATTGTGTCGATGCCATTCGTGATCCGAGCTGGTTGGATCTTCCGCCGATCAAGTGCATCGCAGCAGCCTCGCTCACCCTGCCTTCGGTGGGTATAAATCTGAAATCGCAGGTCGCACTTGTCGTCCTAGcgcccgagcagcagcaactgatgTCGAAGATATTGCGCTGCGATGTCGAAGGTGTGCGACAGTTACTGGCCCACCTGGCCGAGAGCAGCGAGCATAGCGGTAGTAGAGGTCAGCTGTTGGCAATACTGGACGAACGCTCGGACGGTAGTCGTAACATTATGCACGCTTGCATCAGCATGTGTGCTCCTAGCTCGAACcgagaaattgatttccaaaCCTCAACAGCCACTGGTGCAGGTGTTGCAAACATCGGCACTGGAGCGACTAGCGGTGCCGGAGCATCAACATCGAATGGTAGTTCAACATCGAGCGGTGGCGCTAGTTTGGACACGATTAACGTGATCACGAACACGATGATGGGCAATAGGCCGGTAAGCATTCGTGAAATTATGCGTCGCAACGTCGCGAATCGTGAAATGGTGGTCGATGGAAGCGGTTCTGGAGGAAGCTCCAATGCCTCCCCAGCAGCGGCGTTAGCCGTGGTTCAGGATGATAATGGATCAGCAGGAGGTGCCGGTGGAGGCAGCACTAGCTCAATGCCGCTCGTATACTGGTCACAAGAGTACGATCTTACGATCGGGGATGAGGATAGTCTCGGTGGAGCTTTGAATAGCAATCAAATGGGTGGTGGATTAGTAGGAAGCTCTGGacactcacaacaacaaacccagcagcagcagcagcaacagcaacaacagcagcagcacgtcagtgggcatcatcaccacacggTCACCACTAATTCAACACCTTCAGTTCAtctggcatcatcatcctccatgTGCAAACCACCATCGATGACTCCAACCATTACTGAAACCTACGTTGCTGACGCAAACGAGAGACGTACGAATGCACTGGCGATTGTGCAGCTGCTATCCGATAGTCCGGTGCTTCAGCCGCACCTTCGAGCACTACTGAGCGCCAAGGATGCTCAGGGCCAAACACCCTTCATGCTGGCCGTTACATGTCGTGCGTACCAAGCCGGTATTACCGTGTTCGGTGCCATACAACGGCTTGCGAATGGTGATGCAGAGGTGCGCGATTCAATGATATTCCCGCCCGGTTCGGCGCCGGATCAATCACCGCTCGGAATTCTTTGTTGCAATGACACATGTTCGTTTACGTGGACCGGAGCGGATCACATCAATCAGGACATTTTCGAGTGTCGCACTTGCGGCTTGACTGGttcgctttgctgctgcaccgagtGTGCGAAGGTGTGCCACAAGGGACACGACTGTAAGCTGAAACGCACCTCGCCGACGGCGTACTGTGACTGCTGGGAGAAGTGCAAGTGCAAGGCGCTGATTGCCGGTAATCAGAACAAACGCTTCGAATTGCTATGCAAGATGGCCAACGAGACGGATCTGGTAACACGATTCAATTCGCGCGGTGAATCCATACTGCTGTTCCTGATTCAAACCGTAGGACGGCAGATGGTCGAACAGCGTCAGTATCGTGCGACCTCACGCGTTCGTTCCTCCTCGGGCAGTGCTCGCAAAACACCGAACCTCGAGTCGGACAACGAGATGCCGGAACATAATCTTGAACCGCCACGGTTTGCGCGGAAGGCGCTAGATCGACTGCTGAACGATTGGCCAGCCGTTAGGGCTATGATACTGACTGGAGCGGAACAGGAGACGGCGGTCGTCCCCAATCCGAACCAGCAACCGTtctacgatgacgacaaccAGCAGGTGTACCTACAGTCCCAGAGTGGAACGACGCTGCTGGACAAATTCTCGCACAGTCTTATCGTACGGTGTAGCAGTGATCCACTGGAGAAGCTGCTAGCGACGCTGGTAAGCGAACTACAGAATGACACAGTGCCGGGTCGGGCTGAGGAAGCGCAAAAGGTGGCACGTCGTTTCGTCCGTTCGGTTGCTCGCGTTTTTGTGATCTTCAGCATCGAACGGTTCCAGCATccggagaagcagaaaaactcCACGACACAGGCAAAGCATCTGCAGGCCTATCGTCATGTCTTCACCACGCTCATTCCCTTTGCGATCGAAGAGCTGGCTGAGATTGCAGACGCACTGGTCACCCCGGTGCGGTTGGGTGTAGTGAAACCGATCGCACCGTTCAGTCTTTCTCTGAACAATGTTGAT AGCACGGACGATCTGTTTTCCGTGGAACCGTTGGCACCACCAACGAACCGCGCTGGTACCAGTAGCAGTGCCATGGCGCAGATTGCAAACGCGACCGCTAACGTACACCTAGGGGTAGATGCGATGGATAGTGAGCGATCGTCGTCGGGATTTATTTCACGCATCAATATCCGGCTGCGCGACATTGACGATAACAACGATGGTGATGCACTGGTGCAAGACGACGGTGAAAACtcggagcaggaggagctggTTAGTGAGCAGCCACCGCCTAGAAGGTCGTCCTCGTTGCGCCCGGTTACGAGTGCTGTTTCGTTAAATGCCGAAGAGGAGTCACAGGATCCGCTGCGTGGCGAGGAGAACGTCCAGGGAGAGAGCGACAACGAGTTCAACTTCCACGAGGCAGAAACGGAATCCGATTCTGACGATAACCAGAGCACGCAGGATGCGCAACGTAGCGTACAGACGGGCGCAACGGCTGGCTCGGATACAG GTCTCAATTCGCTGCTGTTCGACAATGAAGATGATTCGGGCGATTCGACGCAACCGGACGATGAAGGGTCAGAGGATGGCGAAAGCGATGGCCAGTCGACGGTGGATTTCAATCTGAACGATGAGCAGCTCGAGCGCCGCCAGACACCGGCCGGTAGTCAACGCAGCAACCTGGCACCCCAATCGATGCAGTGGGCCATCCGGAACCGTGATACGGTCGCACCTGACCGTGTCCGGCTTACGACGGGCAGCTCCAATCTGGTGTTTATCGATCCGGGGACACTGCGGCGCACGACAGCTGCCGTAACGGCAGCTCAACAGCAGGACCCACCGACAATGACCACGACGGCCTGTGCCCTCGCGCGGGCATTCGGAATTGTCTATCGTCAGGTGTCCGACTTGGTCGCGATGCTGCCCACGAGCATGGCCGGTGGGCTCGAAGTGTCGTATCAGGAAACGATTCGGCTCAAT ATGTACGTGGAGAAACGGCTTAATCCAACATGGCTTTGGATCATGACGGTAATGGAGGCAACCGAAGGACAGCTACGGTTCGGTGCGTTCCTCACGGATTCTACCGATCCGTCCCATCCGCTGCACCCATTCAATGTACCATCGATGGGTGGTGGTTCGAGTAGTAACGAAGGTGTAGCTTCGCCGGCGGCCATGATAAGTGTGCCGG caggcagcagaagcagagcgACTATCAGCACGCTCGGCACAGCGTCCACTCCGCGTAGCCTTGGATTTGCCGATAATGAGCGCAACGCGCGTGATG gTGGTATTTCATCGGGAGCTGATTCGGAATCGAGCCGACGGGATTTCCTTACCTATTGCCTCTCGCTAATGCGGGCCCACAACTCGGAGCACCGCGACTCATTACCCGTACTAGACGTGACCGCGCTTCGTCACGTTGCCTATGTACTCGATGCGATCCTATACTACATGCGCGCCGGAAACGACAGTGATCTAGATCGTGGgagcggtggtagtggcacCGCTGCAGTCGGTGGCGGTTCCAGCTCGTCCTGGGAGGAACAGGATGAAAACGATAACGAGGAAGCAGACGAGGATGGTCCCGCAGTCGGTGGTGGCACTCCAATGGCCATGGATACGGAttcaatcgatgatgatgtgctaACGCGCCCCTCGCTTGGTCGTCGCCATTCGTTCTTCCAACGTTCGGATTCCACGTTGTGCCTTGGTTGTCCAGCGCATGATCCTTTCAGCACACCGCTTACCGAGGCACTGCCACTTGCTGATCAGCCTCATCTACTTCAACCGAATGCTAAGCGAGAAGATCTGTTCGGTATGCCTAAGCGCCCGATTACCCTACCCCCGAGCGGTCAACCAGCAGCGCCAAGTAGCAGTAATACCGAAGGAGGAAGCTGTGCAGCCAATCTGGAAATTCCTCCCGTACGCTTGAGTCTTTCCTCTTCGATGAGAAACGAACTGAGTGCTGGTACGAACACCGATAGTCAGGAATCCGGAGGTCAGGAAGTGTCGAATGttggtggagcagcagcttcgtcgtcttctttgttgctaccaccatcagcaccatccggTGATGCGACATCGGCAGCGACGCCGGAAGGTTCCTCTCGGCTGCGTGTTGAAATTTCCCTTCCCGTAGGAATCTATcaggcaacagaagcagcggctgcggcggctgctgctgccgcatcTTCAACGAGCTCCACTTCCTCTGTCGGTACTGCAGGCGCCGGGACGATCGACTTGATgaacagcagcgacagtggCGTTGGTTCGGCGACGAAACCATCGGGAACAGCAGTTGGTGGCAGCGATACTCAACAATCACCTaaaccacctccaccgccaccaccacccctgctTGTCGCTTCTTCCGCGACAACGACGGCTACTGCCGGTGGTAGTACTAgcggcactaccaccacggCTGCATCATTCTCGGAAGTGTACTACAAGAAGAACCGGCTGTACTACGTGAAGaacagcagtggcagcagcgcaGTTGGCGGCAGCGGTAGTAAGTACAGCGAAGAGTCCGACGTCGATGAA GATCACGACGAACTATCGGAGTCGGACTCGGAGGACTCGCGGCTCAATCAGACACCGATCAAGCGCCTGAAGCTGGACGAATCCACCGCTGGTGCATCACTCACCGTACCATTGGCGACGACCGGTGGAGGCGGTGACGATAGCAGCTCCTCGAACCTCGGAAACAGCAGCCTTGTCTCGCAGCAGCCCGCTGCTCCCCTCGCCGTTGGAGACCAAACCGgcggtcagcagcaaccacttGAGTCCGTCTCCGCAATAAGGCCACCGATCATTGTAACCCGCCGCAAGATTgcgatggcggctgctgcagcagcatcttcggcAACAGCAGGTACATCATCCGATCCGTCGTCTTTAG GTTCACCTGATGCGCTACTCATTGCCAATGCTGCAGCAGAACATGCGGCTGCTCAAAACGCTACCGCATCCGGTTCCTCGGGTCCATCGGTTTCGTTTGCCAGCCCACTGGTGACGGTAGGAGGCAGTAATAGTTCCGCTTCCGGATCATCGCCGGGCAAGAGTGTGATCGTCCGTGCTGGATCGTCTAGCTCGACG GTATTCGTCACGAACAGTGCTGGTGGCGTGGGAGGTggtagcaatagcagcaacagtagcagtagtagcagcagcagcagcagtagcagcagcacatcggtCAGTTCGGCCGAACTGATGCAACCGGCAGAAGCAATGGACATTCAGGAAATATCGGCACACGTAACGGTCGAGACAACACCGGCCATAGTGCAACCCGTGCTACAGCCGGAGTTGCCACCGCGCGGATTCTATCTAAGCGGTGCCGGCTCAACACACCAGCAGTCGTCCATCCTTTCAGACATTCTGCTTGGCCGGTGGCGCCTCTCGCTGATACTGTTCGGGCGCGTCTTTCTCGAGGATGTGGGCGTCGAACCGGGCAGTGTCATTTACGAATTGAATGGGTTCCCGGTAAAGGAAGCAAAATTCCGACGCTACATGGAAAAGCTGCGCCACGCGCAGCAGAAAGACCTGGCACTTCTGAAGATGGAGCGCAATCGGGCGGCACTATTGACGCAAACGTTCAAGGAGCTGAACACCCTGTACAACAACCGACGCGTACAGCAACCGCTCGCATTCAGCCGTGTGAAGGTCACGTTCAAGGATGAGCCGGGTGAGGGTTCGGGTGTAGCGCGCAGCTTCTATACCGCCATCGCCGATGCTCTGTTGGCCAACGAGAAGCTGCCACCGCTCGATGCGGCCCAAACTGGACCCACCAAGTATGGTGCTGGTCCGTTTAACAGTATGCTACAGAAGCACCGTGGTAGCGGTGCCTCCGTCGgcgttggtagtggtggcggtagtAGTGGCGCCGGTGTCAGTGGAAGTGGCggcagtggtagtggcagcggcagcagcagctcacgcCGTGGGCTTTCCAGCAAACAACCACTCTGGCGTCCGAATCGTGAACCTCGCAAAACGCTCAACTACGATGCACGACCTTATCGGCCGACAGTGGAActgaatgctgctgccgccgccgcagcagcagcagcagcggcggcatcGGGCTCGTCGGCAGGAGTTGGTACCTCGGCCGGTAGTTCATCGGGCGCCGGTGGTAATAACAGTCCACCCTTCCTTCATGTACCCGATGGACAGTTcgcgcatcatcagcagctcgGCGAGCGGCTCTATCCGAAGGTGCACCAACAGAATCCGACCAATGCGGCCAAGATCACGGGCATGCTGTTGGAACTGCCACCGACGCAGATCCTACTACTGCTCGCCTCCGACGACAATTTGCGCCAGAAGATTGGTGAAGCGCTCGAAATCATTCTCCACCGGCAGCGCATGGAGATGGAAAGTCTCACGAATGGTGCGCAATCATCCGCGTCATCCGCTTCTGGGTCCGTCGCCACCGGTATCACTGTTAGCGGCGTTAACAACGCGAATGTTGCTGGCGGTGTACCAGgtccatcttcttctgcttctctgctCAGCGGTGCAGGTGGTAGTAATAGCGCTACCGATGCAAACAACATCGCTGGAGCAACAGGGACAGTGGGCGCTTCGCTTTCGAAAAAGACCACACCGACCGGCAGTGGCTCGATGCTGATCCTGGACGACTATCAGCTGGACGCACCCCTTTTCTACACGCCTGGCAAGCGTGGTTTCTACAGCCCCCGACAGGGTTATCCGTCGAGCGAACGAATCAATGCATTCCGCAACGTCGGAAG atTGATCGGATTGTGTTTGCTTCAAAACGAGCTATTTCCACTGTTCCTGCAACGTCACGTACTGAAGTTCATTCTGCGGCGACCAATCCGTTTCCACGATCTAGCGTTCTTCGATCCGGTCGTGTACGAATCGCTGCGGCAGATTATCAAAGACTCGCAGACGAAGGTCGGCATCAGTGTGCTGCAGAGCTTGGAGATCAACTTTGT GATTGATCTGATGCCGGAGGAAGGTTCCGGTACGGCCGAGCTGGTTCCCGGTGGTCGTGATATTCAGGTGAACGAAAGCAACGTCTACGATTACGTGCGCAAGTATGCCGAGTATCGGATGATCAAAACGCAAAAGAAGGCTCTCGAG GCCATCCGTTCCGGTGTATTTGATGTGTTACCGGATACGGCGCTCGATCAGCTGACGGCTGAGGATTTGCGCCTACTGCTGAACGGTGTTGGTGACATTCACGTCGGTACGCTCATCTCCTACACGACGTTCAACGATGAGTCGAACGAGACGAGCGACAAGCTGATCAAGTTCAAGCGCTGGCTCTGGAGCGTGGTGGAAAAAATGAGTATCCAGGAACGCCAGGATTTG GTTTACTTCTGGACTGGTTCACCCGCACTGCCCGCTTCCGAGGAAGGCTTCCAACCGATGCCTTCGGTCACGATCCGACCGGTGGACGATGCACATTTGCCTACGGCCAATACGTGCATCTCGCGGCTCTACATCCCGCTCTATTCCAGCCGGGCCGTCCTGCGCCACaagttgctgctggcgattaaaacgaaaaacttTGGCTTTGTTTAA